The following coding sequences lie in one Paroedura picta isolate Pp20150507F chromosome 10, Ppicta_v3.0, whole genome shotgun sequence genomic window:
- the C10H4orf54 gene encoding uncharacterized protein C4orf54 homolog, giving the protein MEVLPKSPAEQIMIHKGKAGKSNNRTKKRQSREPSTSSSKESKYVEIYDFPGEREESPQTLELTLAGDGSKVAFIRPKNGSCGISEVNSLANNILADKSANQASRDYESKMQGTPSPMGAKADEVGGSITGTSPGGSNKNTLSPSIANVQLYTNGCPESSSSSCPSPVQTTGSFPKMDDMGTEGKTSSSSFGYESDEEEDADCKEICLGNQRGGCRHASQRLQSQHSYTSETNSNNTDEAHYITTHEIQLSEVDHDMDFDYGLASRWDFEDNNVIYSFVDYASFGSEETLADTQTEEDNSCYLSTTTSDPNNQTDSIDNTSSTEIVSVNSENDTPSTDKCASSEENQSKNLSNMSENSAGQILLSIKPTSRAINEPSNQHEKQNIIYAAKHEGDMSLCVSTAHERNTSLKQDVFHDYAKKFIAVPARLQTKCGAIRARELGGYSSGASSVVSELDDADKEVRSLTARAFRSLAYPYFDTLNLSSSESSTSLSDHTLGINRWSTYLDLKCGSLGQKAEQNLFKSSTASAGWNKSTGAKTSSDQFYIHSNKSQTKALEFVVSKLDGEITHVETPPCFEKRIQSGSRVVTLLETLNFSSNINAGVPRPAKPLENAAAGSGCTDEITETLPKELGNEACKQTGLAAETMEGTQKKSKFASSLLKNVISKKMQLEHEFKMERGEITDNTYSGMSNSLSYKEVDATSKEKLRDGGLQRQNSRYSEGSSDYTIVTADDLGEFFESKSPTSKRSTPREGNISLERSISETHLEEACKIKESASETLKATFLRSQNSAFRTWKEKEAGKKEEKVLVGKLKTSPKSDWKADLGEISASKATKMSRLFVPNIQQTSKEKQPSKQVTKYSTATSAGAQTAVATTMIKPKAPEIKISLGSVQHSKDHPFNIAKLLTPKIAGNAPNFFKAAEDTRCQPQKQFKGEGLDKVPQFLVRDVRESKPKVQGPIHQVRDVRKLIKSNYGHESADNSDRGSVNSDQGTSEQKPKQLVTAGIPRPLSPMVITCQAVSNSKESSKEQASSGGKMLPSSQEGTILVHRTSGRLPVATIAPNKSDPRQPAVLKIVSKTSVPWRQQPQPPPQPQPQPQPQPTTTAEKSSKVGQLVVAGEDDLSRDDMPKSSITVNHQALEKLTAAVRSMEELYSFSKNEWKRKSDPLPITDSHVLSLIASEERAIGMVSGARDELTAGAKAEDQAAGQGVRPTTDPSGHIATSRAAPERQPRSRAANQTKSVEKVSAKTAAFESLAQAHERPHGMGFRAEAAKATTGAVERARAPAVPRSTFPSNAPKGRPPQEPSPPPRGLKGQARPRSIKLFGDRLGPAELDKGPKQAAPDCGNYLAIPLKASSEEQGPEAGGEGGRSGFPSAAAAAALCSHHQALRSQAGANPPKRRQQQQQQQQPGQESGGGGGGSSGAPAIPQPPPLQAAPAAPQLEVSPAPLFPQALSLAAAAAALSGAQAAPLLCFSPPMAAPLQPAASAEPPALTQRKVLLDLSTGQCYVVEAPVQQPPQKRRLFDPETGQYVEVPLPAQPPPPPPPPPAVTPMSLPMSPLALGAAPGPYGAPAAAYMIYPGFLPAVLPASALQGALGPQPGELNAAAVAMATRSAASPGAESPYYMPTGKGPQPQPAAAGEGKAPLISITSQPLGPRIIAPPSFDGTTMRFVVEHR; this is encoded by the coding sequence ATGGAAGTGCTCCCAAAATCGCCTGCTGAGCAGATCATGATTCACAAAGGGAAAGCTGGGAAGAGCAACAACCGAACGAAGAAGCGCCAGTCTCGGGAGCCGTCAACATCATCCTCCAAGGAATCGAAATATGTGGAGATTTATGATTTCcctggagagagagaagagagtccCCAGACTCTAGAACTGACTTTGGCAGGGGATGGAAGTAAAGTGGCCTTTATCAGACCTAAAAATGGATCTTGCGGGATCAGTGAGGTTAACAGTTTGGCTAACAATATACTGGCAGACAAATCTGCAAATCAAGCATCCCGGGACTATGAATCCAAAATGCAAGGCACTCCTTCCCCCATGGGAGCGAAGGCTGATGAGGTGGGGGGAAGCATCACTGGCACCAGCCCAGGAGGGTCTAACAAGAACACGTTGTCCCCTAGTATTGCCAACGTCCAGCTTTACACAAACGGCTGTCCAGAATCATCCTCATCCTCTTGTCCTTCACCAGTACAAACAACAGGCAGCTTTCCAAAAATGGATGACATGGGAACTGAGGGgaaaacctcctcttcttcatttggATATGAAAGCGATGAGGAGGAGGACGCAGACTGTAAAGAAATCTGCCTCGGTAATCAGAGAGGTGGGTGCAGGCATGCTTCGCAACGGCTGCAGTCTCAACACAGCTACACCAGTGAAACCAATAGTAACAACACCGATGAAGCACATTACATTACAACCCATGAAATCCAGCTTAGCGAAGTAGACCATGACATGGACTTTGATTATGGATTAGCCTCTCGATGGGACTTTGAGGACAACAATGTAATTTATTCCTTTGTGGATTATGCTTCCTTTGGGAGTGAAGAGACCCTTGCAGACACACAGACGGAAGAGGACAATAGCTGTTATCTCAGCACGACCACCAGCGATCCTAATAATCAGACAGACAGTATTGATAATACCAGCAGTACAGAGATAGTCAGCGTTAATTCTGAAAATGATACCCCTAGCACAGACAAATGCGCCAGCTCGGAAGAAAATCAGTCCAAGAACCTCAGCAACATGAGTGAGAATTCTGCAGGCCAGATACTCCTATCAATCAAACCAACTTCCAGGGCTATAAATGAGCCTAGCAACCAGCACGAAAAGCAAAACATTATTTATGCTGCCAAGCATGAAGGCGACATGAGCCTCTGTGTCTCCACAGCTCATGAACGAAATACAAGTTTAAAACAAGATGTGTTTCATGACTATGCAAAAAAATTCATTGCAGTACCTGCACGCTTGCAAACAAAGTGCGGAGCCATAAGAGCAAGGGAACTGGGAGGATATTCAAGCGGTGCTTCCAGTGTGGTGAGCGAACTGGATGATGCAGACAAAGAAGTAAGAAGCCTGACAGCAAGGGCGTTCCGGAGCTTAGCTTATCCCTACTTTGATACCCTGAACCTGAGCTCCAGTGAATCCTCTACATCACTTTCAGATCATACCCTGGGAATCAACCGGTGGTCAACTTACTTGGACTTAAAGTGTGGCAGCCTTGGGCAGAAAGCGGAACAGAACCTTTTCAAAAGCAGCACAGCATCTGCTGGATGGAACAAAAGCACTGGGGCAAAGACATCCAGCGACCAATTCTACATTCACTCCAATAAATCACAGACTAAAGCGCTAGAGTTCGTTGTCAGCAAGCTCGATGGAGAAATAACGCATGTTGAAACGCCACCTTGCTTTGAAAAACGGATACAGTCAGGCTCCCGGGTTGTTACTTTGTTGGAGACTTTGAATTTCAGCAGCAATATTAATGCGGGTGTCCCCAGACCTGCTAAACCTTTGGAAAATGCTGCTGCTGGATCAGGTTGCACAGATGAGATTACAGAAACACTGCCAAAGGAGCTGGGCAATGAAGCTTGCAAACAAACTGGGCTGGCTGCAGAAACCATGGAAGGCACACAGAAGAAGTCAAAATTTGCCTCCAGCCTCCTCAAAAATGTTATCTCAAAGAAAATGCAACTGGAGCATGAgttcaaaatggagaggggagagatcaCAGACAACACATATTCTGGTATGTCCAACTCTTTATCTTATAAAGAGGTGGATGCCACCTCCAAAGAAAAGTTAAGGGATGGGGGTTTGCAGAGACAGAACTCTAGGTATTCAGAGGGCAGCTCTGACTACACTATTGTAACAGCAGATGATTTGGGAGAGTTCTTTGAAAGCAAGTCCCCTACCTCCAAGCGGTCTACTCCCCGAGAGGGAAATATTAGCCTGGAACGATCCATTTCAGAGACACATTTGGAAGAGGCATGCAAAATAAAAGAGAGTGCTTCTGAAACTCTCAAGGCGACTTTCCTTCGTAGTCAGAACAGTGCCTTTAGaacatggaaagaaaaagaagcagggaaaAAAGAGGAGAAGGTGTTGGTGGGGAAACTGAAAACGTCACCCAAAAGTGATTGGAAAGCTGATTTAGGAGAAATCTCAGCCAGCAAGGCAACTAAAATGTCTCGCCTCTTTGTCCCAAATATTcaacaaacaagcaaagaaaagcaACCCAGCAAACAGGTGACAAAATACTCTACAGCAACCAGTGCAGGAGCTCAGACTGCCGTTGCCACCACGATGATCAAGCCCAAAGCTCCTGAAATCAAGATCAGCTTGGGCAGTGTGCAACACAGCAAAGATCATCCTTTCAATATTGCTAAGCTCCTCACACCTAAGATTGCTGGGAACGCCCCAAATTTTTTCAAGGCAGCTGAAGATACCAGATGCCAGCCgcaaaaacaatttaaaggcGAGGGTCTGGATAAAGTGCCCCAATTCCTGGTCCGCGATGTAAGAGAAAGTAAGCCCAAGGTCCAAGGGCCTATACATCAGGTGAGAGATGTCAGAAAGTTAATCAAAAGTAACTACGGCCACGAGTCCGCTGATAACAGTGACAGAGGCAGTGTCAACTCTGATCAGGGAACCTCTGAACAGAAACCCAAGCAGCTGGTGACAGCTGGCATTCCCAGGCCTCTGTCTCCCATGGTGATAACATGTCAGGCCGTAAGCAACAGCAAGGAGTCCAGCAAGGAGCAAGCAAGCAGTGGAGGCAAGATGCTGCCTTCCAGCCAAGAGGGGACAATCTTGGTGCACAGGACCTCAGGGAGGCTTCCCGTGGCTACCATCGCTCCTAACAAAAGTGACCCTCGTCAGCCTGCTGTGCTGAAGATAGTCTCCAAAACATCAGTGCCCTGGAGGCAGCAACCACAGCCTCCACCACAGCcccagccacagccacagccacaaCCTACAACAACCGCTGAGAAAAGCAGCAAGGTAGGCCAATTAGTGGTGGCTGGGGAAGATGACCTTTCCCGGGATGATATGCCCAAATCATCAATCACTGTGAACCACCAGGCACTGGAGAAGCTTACAGCAGCAGTCCGGAGCATGGAGGAGCTCTACAGCTTCAGCAAGAACGAGTGGAAGCGCAAAAGCGACCCCTTGCCCATAACGGACAGCCACGTCTTGTCCCTCATTGCCAGTGAGGAACGGGCCATCGGGATGGTGTCCGGCGCCAGGGACGAGTTGACAGCCGGTGCCAAGGCAGAGGACCAGGCGGCAGGCCAGGGTGTGCGGCCGACCACAGACCCCTCCGGCCACATCGCCACCAGCAGAGCCGCCCCGGAGCGCCAACCACGTAGCAGGGCTGCCAACCAGACTAAGAGTGTGGAGAAGGTCTCGGCCAAGACAGCTGCCTTTGAGAGCCTGGCACAGGCTCACGAGCGGCCACACGGGATGGGCTTCCGTGCGGAGGCGGCCAAAGCCACCACGGGGGCCGTGGAGAGAGCCAGAGCCCCAGCGGTGCCCCGCAGCACCTTCCCCTCCAACGCCCCCAAGGGCAGGCCTCCTCAGGAGCCCTCGCCGCCCCCGCGAGGCCTCAAAGGCCAGGCTAGGCCTCGCTCCATTAAGCTCTTCGGGGACAGGCTGGGCCCGGCCGAACTGGACAAGGGGCCCAAGCAGGCGGCCCCCGACTGCGGCAACTACTTGGCCATCCCGCTCAAGGCCTCGTCTGAGGAGCAAGGCCCGGAGGCGGGGGGCGAAGGCGGCCGCTCGGGCTTCCCTTCTGCAGCCGCGGCGGCCGCCCTGTGCAGCCACCACCAGGCCCTCAGGAGCCAGGCCGGCGCCAACCCGCCcaagaggcggcagcagcagcagcaacagcagcaacccgGGCAggaaagcggcggcggcggtggtggtAGCAGCGGGGCCCCCGCCATTCCTCAGCCGCCTCCCCTGCAGGCTGCCCCGGCGGCGCCCCAGCTGGAAGTGTCCCCCGCGCCCCTCTTCCCTCAGGCGCTGTCCCtggccgcggccgccgccgctctgTCGGGCGCCCAGGCCGCGCCTCTGCTGTGCTTCTCGCCCCCCATGGCGGCCCCGCTGCAGCCCGCCGCCTCCGCCGAGCCGCCCGCTTTGACGCAGcgcaaggtgctgctggacctgAGCACGGGCCAGTGCTACGTGGTGGAGGCGCCCGTGCAGCAGCCCCCTCAGAAGCGGCGCCTCTTCGACCCCGAGACGGGCCAGTACGTGGAGGTGCCGCTGCCcgcccagccgccgccgccgccgccaccaccgccagCCGTGACCCCCATGAGCCTCCCCATGTCCCCGCTCGCCCTGGGCGCGGCGCCGGGCCCCTACGGAGCGCCCGCCGCGGCCTACATGATCTACCCGGGCTTCCTGCCCGCCGTCCTGCCCGCCAGCGCCTTGCAGGGCGCGCTCGGCCCGCAGCCCGGCGAGCTCAACGCCGCCGCGGTGGCCATGGCGACCAGGAGCGCCGCCAGCCCCGGGGCGGAGAGCCCCTATTACATGCCCACGGGCAAAGGGCCCCAGCCGCAGCCAGCCGCAGCCGGGGAAGGGAAGGCGCCTCTCATCAGCATCACCTCGCAGCCGCTGGGCCCCAGGATCATCGCGCCGCCCTCCTTCGACGGCACCACCATGCGCTTCGTCGTGGAGCATCGGTGA